A window of Quercus robur chromosome 12, dhQueRobu3.1, whole genome shotgun sequence genomic DNA:
TATTGTTCCTGaactggcttttttttttttttttttttttttttttttttttttttctgaaaatatCTAAAGATTAAATCTCTCCTCACTtaaatattgaattataaaaagaagaaaaagggaaaaaaaaaaaaaaaagaaggttaaaCGCGAATACACGATGAGTGGATGACTTTGAAAAAAACCATGtgatacatattttttttcttattctaatTATTGTacaaatatatagttttatacCTTTAAAATAGTGATACAGTTATACCTTTATAGTAGAAAATCAGGTTAAATATAATGATGTCAAGAGTTTTGTactttaactaattttttttatatttttatttaaaatatctaaAGTTTAAATCTCTCACCACTTAAGTATCGgattataaaaggaaaagtaaatgaaaaaagGTTAAACACGGTTACTTTGAAAATTGAGTACTATGTGATACAGATTATTTTGCTTATgctaattattttacaaaactaTAGTTatacgtttaaaaaaaaatttgtacctcaaattttcatatgAAGAACTAAACTGAGACAAACGGAGTGACTTCGTGAAAGATGCAAATGAAGATTCAAAGAACAaagtttactaaaaaaaagccTTTGAGAACATGAAATAAGTTATgcatataaactaaaaaaaataaataaaaggaaaatgaataaCGAGCGAGCACATAATAACaagaatattataaattgatttatttttcaacGTTAATAACATAACATGATAGAGTAGAATACAATACAATTTACAAATGGCAAGTAAGAAAGATTTCTTCAACCACGAAGCCTTATTTGAACTTCTTTTTCTCCAATGGGAAGCGTGGCAAGATCTAAAGGAGGAATgctaaatagtaaatatatCACCCATTCTTTCTACAGAAAATTTCTCAGCCTTGAAATTTAACTGACAAAGaattaagaaagagagagcCACTAAGACCCACCACTTAAAAACAGTTAATAAAATGCGTCTAGAAGAAGCATAAGAGAGAAGTAAGGAAAATAACAATGGAGGAAACACATGGGTTCAATTTCAAATGCAGAGAGTTAGATGTAGTATATTCTGGAGGGTAGTAATAGTAATATGGAAAGTAAGGAACAATTGGGTTTGGGGGTGATAGGTACGGTTTTGGTCCATTTGGTGGAAAAGGACGTTGGTTAGGCCCTGATGGTGGTTTTGGTGTGTAACAATTACCAGGACACGGAAGTTGTGGTGGCGGCGGGCATTCCTCGAGTTCTGGTGGCGGCAGAGCAGGCGGTGGCGGCAGAGCAGGCGGTGGCGGGCATTCCTCGAGTTCTGGTGGCGGTGGGGGGTACTCAACCACTGGTGGTGGTGTTGATGGCACAGGACATGGGTTTTCACATTCATTGCACACTGTGCATGCTATTTGGTCTTTTTTGGACACCGTTTGGTTTTTATTGGAatctgctgttgttgttgttgaagttgATGGTGTGGCTAAGGAGAGGTTGCAGTGTAAGAAGATGAGAAGGAGAGTGAAAATTGAAGGTAACATTTTTGTGGGGTTTGCAATTCTTTTGTTTGAATACTGTTTCATCAAATTTCAGACCAAAGTGGTAGAAAGAGTGAGGAATTGGGTTGAGGGAGAGAAATATAAAGACAATGTGGGCTTGGTTGTGacggagagggagagggagatgGAGATAGGAGTGTGCATGTGTATTGGTGACCGCACCATTTGTCGGTGTGGTTATCTTCTATGGTATTGGTACCACCAGCGTTAGTAACaaacaaaatgaacaaaaattattaatcctaaaagatagaaaaagaagaTTGCCCTAATTTCATCCACattttgcatgattttttttatcactacaAGAGAACAAACAGAACTGAGGCAGCGTCGACTGCTTGAAGTTCTTGGTCCTACTAGTAATTCTTATGTGAAAAACAATGTTGATCCTTATGTGAAAAACAATGTTGTTAAATTCTACAAAACTGCAAGTGAATGTAGTTTGCCAATTTTTCATCACTGCATCTCAAAccctctttttctttaaaaaatagaaatgtcTTACAAAGATTTATGCTAATAATAAAACATTGAGGACAACTTAAGTTTCTTAGGTACGTATAGACATATAGGTGCAGTTTGGATAGCCCGTTTGCGTTTTCTTTATGcgtttccttcttttcttttctttttttttttctccccagCCGCAACTGTTGACCCGGTCAGCTATGAACAGTGtacttgtgcactgttcacgggtcccacaaactccactttttatcaattttttcattaaaaatgggtcccacagcactattcacacatttaaaaattattttgctacagtgttttcagtttcagttttcagtttcagcaaaaataaactcattccaaacggacccataatAATGGGAGGGGTAAGATCCAAGTATGGAATGGAGCCCGTGGGCCAAGTCCAAGAAAGGGGAAGGGTCTATCCACGCACCAGTCTTTACCTAACATGTGGATGAGAATTTGAGGAGGGACCACAAAGAGGTTGACCTTCCGAGGAGCTTGAAGGGCAAGTGTTCCTTGAGAATTGCTAAGCGGGCGACTTGCACTAGATGACCAAAGGCCGAGGAAGATGGATGACCAAAGGCAGAAGAAGATGGTAGAGACATGCGAGCAAATAAGAAGTGAAGAATCCAGACAAACAAAGTAACTATGATCCCCGCATTCAATGCATTGTACACTCTACCACTTCCAGCAAAACCTTGATGAGATAAGCATCTAAAGGAAGGTCAATGACTCTACAAGTGGAGGGCTTAGATGCAATTCAGCtgactatatataaaaaggaagTACCCAACAGAAAGGGGACGAAAGGTTGAAAGGAAATATTGATATTGTGTAACACTATCTTGTAATCAAGACTTGAACAATCTATAAACAAATGCTCTTCAGTCAGACCTAAAGAAGTGTTAATTCTAGAAATCTGTTCTTCTATTTTGAATCATTTAACTTTTACCTTCCACTTAAAGGTAAAATCATACTAACACATTGAAGTTGACCTCAAAAGCCCATTTCtctaacaaattaattgtaTGGGCCGGTCTAACCTAAATTCTCTGCTCTAAGTGGCCTTAGCTTGTTGGGCTTGCCtacaaatacattttttaaattaaatttaaacacatgaCTATATTGATCAATACAATATAAATCATGTTAACTTTATCAAAGAGAAGTAAATACAATTCAAGTATAtgtatgaatttaattaagaaatataatgtataatattTGCCCAAACTTTAAACGTGTCATGGCGACTCTAGTTGTCTTTGAAACTTCCACActcattttattactttttaagaGGGATCTAAGCATACAACTCTAAACGGGTAAGATTAGTCCTTTATAACCTCACAAGTTGCCTCCATTAAACAC
This region includes:
- the LOC126709830 gene encoding sulfated surface glycoprotein 185-like → MKQYSNKRIANPTKMLPSIFTLLLIFLHCNLSLATPSTSTTTTADSNKNQTVSKKDQIACTVCNECENPCPVPSTPPPVVEYPPPPPELEECPPPPALPPPPALPPPELEECPPPPQLPCPGNCYTPKPPSGPNQRPFPPNGPKPYLSPPNPIVPYFPYYYYYPPEYTTSNSLHLKLNPCVSSIVIFLTSLLCFF